Proteins encoded in a region of the Brevefilum fermentans genome:
- the sucC gene encoding ADP-forming succinate--CoA ligase subunit beta — MRLHEYQSKEIFSEHNIPIPQGRLAATPEEARLVADELHGPVVLKAQVLVGGRGRAGGISLVNSSDDAEEEASRILGARIKGIPVGRLLVEEAINIQQELYLGMTVDRERGETLVIASAEGGVNIEQVAQASPEKIARLGVNPLLGLREFQARNLAAEIELPRSLWRAFMTLALNLYKAYQDLDATLAEINPLVITSEGRLVALDGKIIIDDNALFRHPAFFDKRDTSAEAPEVAEARKFGLSYIKMDGDIGCMVNGAGLAMATMDIIQFKGGKAANFLDIGGGASAEKVTAAMRILLADPQVKAVLVNIFGGITRCDEVAHGIRIAREEIETQVPFVIRLAGTNAVEGARILADANLETAHTLSEAAEIAIALAERETA; from the coding sequence ATGCGACTTCACGAGTACCAATCCAAAGAAATTTTCTCTGAACACAACATCCCCATACCCCAGGGGCGGCTGGCTGCCACTCCTGAAGAAGCCCGGCTGGTCGCCGATGAACTTCACGGCCCGGTTGTGCTGAAAGCCCAGGTACTGGTGGGCGGACGCGGCAGAGCCGGCGGCATCAGCCTGGTCAACTCGTCGGACGATGCGGAAGAAGAGGCTTCCAGAATCCTGGGTGCGCGCATCAAAGGCATCCCTGTGGGGCGACTGCTGGTGGAAGAAGCGATCAACATCCAGCAGGAGCTGTACTTGGGGATGACTGTCGACCGTGAACGCGGAGAAACTCTGGTGATTGCCAGCGCCGAGGGTGGAGTCAACATTGAACAGGTGGCGCAGGCATCTCCCGAGAAGATCGCCCGGTTGGGGGTCAACCCCCTGTTGGGATTGCGCGAGTTCCAGGCGCGCAACCTGGCAGCCGAGATCGAATTGCCGCGATCGCTCTGGCGAGCCTTTATGACCCTGGCGCTGAATCTGTATAAAGCCTACCAGGATCTGGACGCGACCCTGGCCGAGATCAATCCCCTGGTCATCACCAGTGAGGGGCGCCTGGTGGCGCTGGATGGCAAGATCATCATCGATGATAACGCGCTGTTTCGACATCCCGCCTTTTTTGATAAGCGGGATACTTCCGCCGAGGCGCCTGAAGTGGCTGAGGCGCGCAAATTCGGTCTGTCTTATATCAAGATGGACGGCGACATTGGCTGTATGGTCAACGGCGCCGGGTTGGCGATGGCGACCATGGACATTATCCAGTTTAAGGGCGGGAAAGCAGCGAACTTCCTGGATATCGGCGGCGGCGCCAGTGCAGAAAAGGTGACCGCAGCTATGCGCATTCTGCTGGCAGACCCCCAGGTGAAGGCGGTGCTGGTCAACATTTTCGGCGGCATCACTCGCTGTGACGAGGTCGCCCACGGCATTCGCATCGCACGGGAGGAGATCGAAACGCAGGTGCCGTTTGTGATCCGCCTGGCGGGGACCAACGCGGTCGAGGGAGCCCGCATCCTGGCGGATGCCAACCTGGAGACCGCGCACACCCTCAGCGAGGCGGCTGAGATCGCGATTGCACTGGCGGAGAGGGAGACGGCATGA
- the sucD gene encoding succinate--CoA ligase subunit alpha encodes MSILVNGNTRLVVQGITGHEGHFHAQAMLDYGTNIVAGVTPGKGGEWVLGGKVPVFDSVHTAVEMTGANTSVIFVPARAAADSILEAADAGIELIVCITEGVPVKEMLTVKHMLTRQNAILLGPNTPGIISPPDTRVGIIPGEITFAGNVGVVSRSGTLTYEVMHALMMAGIGTSSCVGVGGDPIIGANFVDILSYFEGDSATETVVLIGEIGGRDEERAAEYIAEAMTKPVVGFIAGLAAPEETRMGHAGAIVEGGVGSARDKVAALEAAGVRIARTPEEIPGLVRGR; translated from the coding sequence ATGAGCATTTTGGTGAATGGCAACACACGCCTGGTGGTGCAGGGCATTACCGGGCACGAAGGCCACTTCCATGCCCAGGCGATGCTGGATTACGGCACGAATATCGTCGCCGGGGTGACCCCCGGCAAGGGCGGCGAATGGGTGCTGGGCGGCAAGGTGCCCGTGTTCGACTCGGTGCACACCGCGGTGGAGATGACCGGCGCCAACACCAGCGTGATTTTTGTGCCGGCGCGGGCGGCTGCGGATTCCATCCTGGAGGCGGCGGATGCTGGCATTGAGCTGATCGTGTGCATCACCGAGGGCGTGCCGGTGAAAGAGATGCTGACGGTCAAGCACATGCTGACGCGCCAGAACGCAATTCTGCTGGGTCCCAATACACCGGGAATCATCTCACCGCCCGATACGCGTGTGGGCATCATCCCCGGAGAGATCACTTTTGCGGGGAATGTGGGCGTGGTGTCGCGATCGGGCACGCTGACCTACGAGGTGATGCACGCACTGATGATGGCGGGGATCGGCACCAGCAGTTGTGTGGGCGTGGGGGGCGACCCGATCATCGGGGCGAATTTTGTGGACATCCTCTCGTATTTTGAGGGGGATTCGGCGACCGAAACCGTGGTGCTGATCGGCGAGATCGGCGGCCGCGACGAGGAGCGGGCTGCCGAGTATATCGCCGAAGCGATGACCAAGCCGGTGGTGGGTTTTATTGCCGGCCTGGCTGCGCCCGAGGAGACGCGCATGGGGCACGCCGGGGCGATCGTGGAGGGGGGCGTGGGCAGCGCCAGGGACAAGGTGGCTGCGCTGGAGGCGGCTGGCGTGCGCATCGCGCGCACCCCGGAGGAGATCCCCGGGTTGGTGCGGGGGAGGTAG
- a CDS encoding helicase-related protein: protein MVSNFITNDGGKDLRTRLLELVENSEEMKFLVGFFYFSGMRELYEGLRKHPTSILKILVGMNVDQLNFRLIEYGEYNPAQSDAEKTDQFLDNVRLSLRDDQFDSQEFYEQISFFIEMIRDGRLIIRKTRQPNHAKIYFFIDQESVFANKLFITGSSNLTKPALTTQAEFNVQIRDYGIDETEAYFDALWDDAIKITEDDVIRQRMIRVIEKGTMVRQVTPFEAYALTLKTYLDSYQQKEIGDYLIHLLKKNGYVPYQYQLDAVRQALSIIESQGGVVVADVVGLGKTIIACAIARQLGKRGVVICPPGLMGDHNKTSGWRMYLEQFELPQWEVRSVGDLEKTAEFVQRVKDIEVVIIDEVHRFRNQDTQSYELLKNICRDKIVILLTATPFNNRPGDILALLKLFIVPKKSTLTLESNLLEKFRAYKSTFDRLSYIKKNYNSPIADNRAKAEGYYEALFGESGIDLTKVTARSRYLAAEIRHVIQPVTIRRNRLDLQNNPFYAGEVKDLSKIADPEEWFFELTPEQSAFYDQIITRYFGLPEEGGEFKGAIYQPFIYETAKTEDFTEKENFEMQQQRNLFDFMRRLMVKRFESSFGAFEQSIRRFKRINENALTFIKTSKKYILDRSLMEKIYDEDEETIEAYLEEYEANLLKGTYPKNHRVYDLNKFSFADAFIEDIKSDLAMFDHILSQLEAMDLVAEDPKAGCLIENITRVLNTSPKHGEPKRKVVIFSEYADTVSHLKEALGVPFGERLLVVSGNLTGAMNEKIAANFDASHLHPVDDFDILLSTDRISEGYNLNRAGMVINYDIPWNPVRVIQRVGRINRISKKVFDELFIVNFFPTEKGSTLVKSREIATNKMFLIHEVLGEDAKIFDVDESPSAAALFDRIRQNPDEMEAESFYTTMLKRYMEIEKNHPDLVEALHDFPPRVKVAKAGKTDELLVFFLKGRLYIQAINDGFGEGAEPYALTFEDALPKIECTIDEEGLDLSADFWEKYLAARQVKEPREQPLSPQSIEKKAINNLKTLLQRDYEQLKPYREFVTTLLEDILDYGTLPDFTLRRISNLNTTNARQLNALEKDLKQLLGELGENYLKAVKADRDQLRPNIIIAIENQKP from the coding sequence ATGGTCAGCAATTTTATCACGAATGATGGTGGAAAAGACCTTCGGACCCGCCTTTTAGAACTGGTGGAAAACAGCGAAGAGATGAAATTCCTGGTGGGTTTTTTCTATTTTTCGGGGATGCGTGAGCTTTATGAAGGACTGCGCAAGCACCCGACTTCAATTTTAAAAATCCTGGTCGGTATGAATGTTGACCAGCTTAATTTCAGGTTAATTGAATATGGTGAATACAACCCTGCCCAATCCGATGCTGAGAAAACGGATCAATTCCTTGATAATGTGCGTCTTTCACTGCGCGATGATCAATTTGATTCTCAGGAATTTTACGAGCAAATTTCCTTTTTCATCGAAATGATCAGAGATGGTCGGCTGATTATTCGCAAAACCCGTCAGCCCAATCACGCTAAAATCTACTTCTTTATTGATCAAGAAAGCGTGTTTGCCAACAAGCTGTTTATCACAGGCTCCAGTAACCTGACCAAACCTGCTCTGACCACCCAGGCTGAATTCAACGTCCAAATTCGTGATTACGGCATTGATGAAACCGAAGCCTACTTTGACGCACTGTGGGATGACGCCATCAAAATTACGGAAGATGATGTGATCAGACAAAGAATGATCAGAGTGATCGAAAAGGGCACCATGGTGCGCCAGGTCACGCCTTTTGAAGCGTACGCGCTGACCTTAAAGACCTATTTGGATAGCTATCAACAAAAAGAGATTGGTGATTACCTGATCCACCTGCTGAAAAAGAATGGCTATGTGCCGTATCAATACCAGTTAGATGCGGTGCGCCAGGCGCTTTCGATCATTGAGAGCCAGGGCGGTGTGGTGGTGGCGGACGTTGTGGGATTGGGTAAAACGATTATCGCCTGTGCGATTGCCCGGCAGTTGGGAAAACGCGGGGTAGTGATCTGTCCGCCAGGTTTGATGGGTGATCACAACAAGACCAGTGGATGGCGCATGTACCTGGAGCAATTTGAGCTCCCACAATGGGAGGTGCGTTCGGTGGGTGATCTTGAGAAAACAGCCGAGTTTGTTCAACGCGTGAAAGACATCGAGGTGGTAATCATTGACGAGGTGCACCGTTTTCGCAACCAGGACACCCAAAGCTATGAGCTGCTGAAAAACATCTGCCGGGATAAGATCGTCATTCTTCTAACAGCAACGCCATTCAATAACCGCCCGGGCGATATCCTTGCGCTGCTGAAATTGTTCATCGTCCCTAAAAAGTCAACCCTTACCCTGGAGAGCAATTTACTGGAAAAATTCAGGGCATACAAAAGCACCTTTGACCGCCTGTCTTATATCAAAAAGAACTACAACTCGCCCATCGCTGATAACCGAGCAAAAGCAGAAGGGTATTATGAAGCGCTGTTTGGCGAAAGCGGGATTGATCTGACAAAGGTCACCGCACGTTCAAGGTACCTGGCAGCCGAGATTCGCCATGTAATCCAGCCCGTTACCATTCGCAGGAACCGGCTTGACCTGCAAAATAACCCCTTTTATGCGGGTGAGGTTAAAGACCTTTCCAAAATTGCTGACCCTGAAGAATGGTTTTTCGAACTAACCCCTGAGCAATCTGCGTTTTACGATCAGATCATCACCCGATACTTTGGGTTGCCCGAAGAAGGCGGGGAATTTAAAGGTGCGATTTACCAGCCCTTTATTTATGAAACTGCCAAGACAGAAGATTTTACCGAAAAAGAAAATTTTGAGATGCAACAACAGCGCAACCTGTTTGACTTTATGCGCCGTTTGATGGTTAAACGCTTCGAGAGTTCCTTTGGCGCTTTTGAACAATCGATAAGACGCTTCAAGCGCATCAATGAGAACGCGCTCACTTTCATAAAAACATCGAAAAAATACATTTTAGACCGTTCACTGATGGAGAAGATTTATGACGAGGATGAAGAAACCATCGAGGCTTATCTTGAGGAATATGAAGCTAATTTGCTAAAAGGCACCTACCCGAAGAACCACCGCGTATATGATTTGAATAAATTCAGCTTTGCGGATGCATTTATTGAAGACATTAAGTCCGATTTAGCGATGTTTGACCATATCCTCAGCCAGCTTGAGGCAATGGATCTGGTGGCGGAGGACCCTAAAGCAGGCTGCTTGATTGAAAATATAACCCGGGTTTTAAATACATCACCCAAACACGGTGAGCCCAAGCGTAAGGTTGTTATCTTTTCGGAATATGCCGATACCGTCAGCCACCTCAAAGAAGCCTTGGGTGTGCCCTTTGGCGAACGCTTGCTGGTGGTCAGCGGGAACCTCACAGGCGCGATGAATGAAAAAATTGCAGCAAATTTTGACGCCTCACACCTGCACCCCGTGGATGATTTTGATATCTTGTTATCGACCGACCGCATCTCTGAGGGGTACAACCTCAACCGGGCGGGCATGGTGATCAACTACGATATCCCCTGGAACCCGGTGCGAGTCATCCAACGCGTGGGGCGCATCAACCGCATCAGCAAGAAGGTGTTTGATGAATTGTTCATCGTCAACTTCTTCCCTACTGAAAAAGGGTCAACGCTGGTTAAATCGCGCGAGATTGCGACCAATAAGATGTTTCTGATACACGAGGTGCTGGGCGAGGACGCCAAGATTTTCGATGTGGATGAAAGCCCTTCAGCCGCAGCCCTGTTTGACCGTATTCGCCAGAACCCCGACGAAATGGAAGCCGAATCCTTCTACACCACCATGCTCAAGCGCTATATGGAAATTGAAAAGAATCACCCCGACCTGGTAGAGGCGCTGCACGATTTCCCGCCGCGGGTGAAGGTTGCCAAGGCGGGTAAAACAGATGAGCTGCTGGTGTTCTTTTTGAAAGGCAGGCTGTATATCCAGGCGATTAATGATGGGTTTGGAGAGGGTGCTGAGCCATATGCACTGACCTTCGAAGATGCCCTGCCAAAGATCGAATGCACCATAGATGAGGAAGGTTTGGACTTGAGTGCAGATTTCTGGGAGAAGTATCTGGCTGCCCGGCAGGTGAAAGAACCGCGAGAACAACCCCTCAGTCCGCAGAGCATTGAGAAAAAGGCGATCAACAATTTGAAGACCTTGCTGCAAAGGGATTATGAGCAGTTAAAACCCTATCGGGAGTTCGTGACCACGCTGCTGGAGGATATCCTGGATTATGGCACGCTACCGGACTTTACCCTGCGGCGGATTAGCAACCTGAACACAACCAACGCCAGACAGCTCAACGCACTTGAAAAAGACCTGAAGCAGCTGCTGGGTGAGCTGGGTGAAAATTACCTGAAAGCGGTTAAGGCAGACCGTGACCAACTTCGACCAAATATTATTATTGCGATTGAGAATCAAAAGCCATGA
- a CDS encoding Eco57I restriction-modification methylase domain-containing protein produces the protein MTSKILNDLIQDVNHDTLTRFFQDRSSLFRADKASLKEYETDQFKEGTKLGELPFGLIDHIIVCCFKVTRELSERSGKKAQYELAKKVIRDLSMDAGIFVFIGENGAFRFSLVYASYLGTKVDYSNFRRFTYYVSPQLTNKTFRQRIGEGDFSSLESIKEAFSVEKVTKEFYQKISYWYFWACQQCQFPKDAEAEENGRQVAVIRLITRMIFIWFMREMKLVPNNLFEKSFFKAALKNHDDANSTYYMAILQNLFFATLNTKPEERNFRSPVRGAKGINPDFGNQYKYRYQDLFHAPDQLTNYFGEIPFLNGGLFDCLDDKPQGRYVDGFTETKKFQPRVPNVLFFSPERTVDINAELGTTNRTYRVEGLINILSTYNFTIDENTLDDQDVALDPELLGKVFENLLASFNPETSTTARKATGSYYTPREIVDYMVEESLKAYFANYLDDVDAIEDKLESLFDTNNDENPFTAEETRRMVDLVEDVRIVDPAVGSGAFPMGALNKLVFILAKLDKDNVLWKKAQLDGADAISDPAVRANVKESIQNYFREKDANYGRKLYLIQKCIYGVDIQQIAVEIAKLRFFIALLVDEKVDKSKDNWGIEPLPNLDFKIMQGNSLISEYLGIKFTLDGDGADKNGNLHLFADENKQYIEAFDQKKTEYQITSDPRHKKALQKEIEDLLIKIFEDLVKRQKSNYYQRLKAVERKYADIPDRASRENAISEEKLQLAKSFDFDFSAVEEQLRQFTSRQRIKPFFPWEMYFSEVFLEKNGFDVIIANPPYIGEKGHKELFSEVKKANLKEYYLGKMDYYYFFIHLAFDLGNPESQIAFITTNYYPTATGAVKLRADINKRASVRKLINLNELTIFESAQGQHNMISLLSKGYQPDLIAQTCITKRKGMISPEIFSRIVNKLDDQTGYYLVLQKYLYDDIDHQIRLSGIKNLQCDPIQTALQKMAKFGYPLGEICNVNQGIVTGADKVSKSHIRKLNIDAEVGEGIFVLNGQEVDELNPLNSDKKILNPWFKNSDINRWFTSITTPEKILYLHRKSEPSVRIINHLRKYKSILENRREVTNHVIEWWKLQWPRSEDIFLGQKIVVPQRSPTNTFAYNDIPWYASADVYYITEKKKQVSLKYLLALLNSHLLYVWLYFRGKRKGEMLELYQKPLSEVPIKLIPNSQQKPFVDLVDQLLSLTYSNNYFNDMDQQRQVRTLELEIDRLVFELYELTDEEISAIMSFNN, from the coding sequence ATGACTTCAAAAATCTTAAATGACCTTATCCAAGATGTTAATCACGACACGTTAACACGTTTTTTTCAAGACCGCTCTTCGCTGTTTCGAGCAGACAAAGCATCGCTGAAAGAATATGAGACCGATCAGTTTAAGGAGGGCACAAAGCTGGGAGAGCTCCCCTTTGGGCTGATTGACCATATCATAGTGTGCTGTTTTAAAGTCACACGAGAGCTTTCGGAGCGCAGTGGAAAAAAAGCACAGTATGAGCTGGCAAAAAAAGTTATTCGTGATCTGAGTATGGACGCGGGCATTTTTGTGTTCATTGGAGAGAACGGGGCTTTTCGCTTTTCGCTGGTATATGCCAGTTACCTGGGCACAAAAGTTGATTATTCCAACTTTCGCCGCTTTACCTATTATGTCAGTCCTCAGTTGACCAATAAAACCTTCCGCCAGCGGATTGGCGAAGGTGACTTTTCATCGCTGGAGAGCATCAAAGAAGCCTTCTCAGTGGAAAAGGTGACCAAGGAGTTTTACCAGAAGATTTCCTACTGGTATTTTTGGGCTTGCCAGCAGTGTCAGTTCCCAAAAGATGCAGAAGCTGAAGAAAACGGGCGCCAGGTGGCGGTGATTCGCCTGATCACACGCATGATTTTCATCTGGTTCATGCGTGAGATGAAACTGGTGCCCAACAACTTGTTTGAAAAAAGCTTCTTCAAAGCGGCACTAAAAAATCACGACGATGCAAATTCAACCTATTACATGGCGATTTTGCAGAACCTGTTCTTTGCGACGCTGAATACCAAGCCTGAAGAGCGTAACTTTCGCAGTCCAGTTCGGGGAGCTAAGGGCATCAACCCTGACTTTGGCAATCAGTATAAGTATCGCTACCAGGATTTATTCCATGCGCCAGACCAGCTTACCAATTATTTTGGCGAGATTCCCTTCCTCAACGGCGGGTTGTTTGACTGCCTGGACGATAAACCGCAGGGCAGGTATGTGGATGGCTTTACAGAGACCAAAAAATTTCAACCGCGGGTACCAAATGTGTTATTCTTTTCACCGGAGAGAACTGTTGACATTAACGCCGAGCTGGGTACTACCAACCGAACCTATCGGGTGGAGGGGTTGATCAATATCCTCTCCACTTACAACTTCACCATCGATGAAAACACGCTGGATGACCAGGATGTGGCGCTGGACCCCGAACTGCTGGGCAAGGTGTTTGAGAACTTGCTGGCGAGCTTCAACCCGGAGACCTCCACGACAGCGCGTAAAGCCACGGGCAGCTACTATACGCCGCGTGAAATTGTTGATTATATGGTTGAGGAATCCCTTAAAGCTTATTTTGCAAATTATTTAGATGATGTTGACGCCATTGAAGACAAACTTGAGAGTTTATTTGATACCAACAACGATGAAAACCCCTTCACAGCCGAAGAGACCCGCCGAATGGTTGACCTGGTGGAAGATGTGCGCATTGTCGACCCGGCGGTGGGCTCTGGCGCCTTCCCGATGGGGGCGCTGAATAAGCTGGTGTTTATCCTTGCCAAACTGGATAAGGATAATGTTTTATGGAAAAAGGCACAGCTTGACGGAGCGGATGCCATCTCTGACCCGGCGGTGCGCGCCAATGTGAAGGAAAGCATTCAAAATTATTTTCGAGAAAAAGACGCCAATTACGGCAGGAAGCTGTATTTAATCCAAAAATGTATTTATGGCGTGGACATCCAGCAGATTGCAGTAGAGATTGCCAAACTGCGCTTTTTCATCGCCCTGCTGGTGGATGAGAAGGTTGACAAAAGCAAAGATAACTGGGGCATTGAACCGCTGCCCAATTTGGATTTTAAGATCATGCAGGGCAACAGCCTAATTTCAGAATACCTGGGTATCAAGTTCACGCTTGATGGAGATGGTGCTGATAAAAATGGAAACTTACACTTGTTCGCAGACGAAAACAAACAATATATTGAAGCATTCGATCAGAAGAAAACCGAATATCAAATTACTTCAGACCCCCGACATAAAAAGGCACTTCAAAAAGAAATTGAAGACCTATTAATAAAAATATTCGAGGATCTGGTGAAAAGACAGAAATCGAATTATTATCAGCGCTTGAAGGCGGTTGAGCGAAAATATGCCGATATTCCTGATCGTGCTTCCAGAGAAAATGCCATATCTGAAGAAAAACTACAGCTTGCAAAAAGCTTTGACTTTGATTTTTCTGCGGTCGAAGAACAGCTTCGACAGTTTACCAGCAGACAAAGAATTAAACCCTTCTTTCCTTGGGAAATGTACTTCTCAGAAGTGTTTTTAGAAAAGAATGGCTTTGATGTCATAATCGCCAACCCGCCCTATATTGGAGAGAAAGGACATAAAGAACTTTTTAGTGAGGTGAAGAAAGCTAACCTAAAAGAATATTACTTAGGGAAAATGGATTACTATTATTTTTTTATTCATCTTGCTTTCGACCTGGGAAACCCAGAATCCCAAATTGCCTTTATTACCACAAATTATTACCCAACAGCTACAGGTGCTGTGAAATTACGAGCAGATATCAATAAACGGGCATCAGTAAGAAAATTAATAAATTTGAACGAATTGACAATTTTTGAGTCTGCGCAGGGTCAACACAATATGATTTCACTCTTGTCGAAAGGCTATCAGCCCGATTTGATTGCACAAACCTGCATCACTAAAAGAAAAGGCATGATATCCCCTGAAATTTTTTCACGCATTGTCAACAAACTTGACGATCAAACAGGTTATTATCTTGTGCTACAAAAGTATCTGTATGATGATATAGATCACCAAATACGTTTGTCGGGGATTAAAAATTTGCAGTGCGATCCAATACAAACCGCATTGCAAAAAATGGCGAAATTCGGTTACCCTTTAGGTGAAATTTGTAATGTAAACCAGGGCATAGTGACTGGTGCAGACAAGGTGTCTAAATCACACATTAGAAAATTGAATATTGACGCAGAGGTCGGAGAAGGGATTTTTGTTCTAAATGGACAAGAAGTTGATGAACTAAACCCATTGAATTCGGACAAAAAGATTCTTAATCCCTGGTTTAAAAATTCAGATATAAACCGTTGGTTTACATCAATTACAACGCCTGAAAAGATACTTTATCTTCATAGAAAAAGTGAACCATCGGTGAGAATAATAAATCATCTTCGCAAGTATAAATCGATATTAGAAAACCGAAGAGAAGTAACAAATCATGTTATTGAGTGGTGGAAACTCCAGTGGCCTCGATCTGAGGATATATTTTTGGGACAAAAAATTGTAGTTCCTCAAAGAAGCCCAACCAATACTTTTGCTTACAATGATATACCCTGGTATGCAAGCGCAGATGTTTATTATATAACCGAAAAAAAGAAACAAGTCTCTCTTAAGTACCTCTTAGCACTTCTCAATTCTCACCTTTTATATGTTTGGCTGTATTTTCGTGGAAAGCGAAAGGGAGAAATGCTGGAGTTGTATCAAAAGCCACTATCTGAAGTACCTATCAAACTAATACCAAATTCACAGCAGAAACCCTTTGTTGACCTTGTTGATCAGTTATTATCATTGACCTATTCAAATAATTATTTCAATGACATGGATCAACAAAGGCAAGTTAGGACGTTGGAGTTAGAAATTGATCGATTAGTTTTTGAGCTCTATGAATTAACTGACGAAGAGATATCTGCTATAATGTCTTTTAACAATTAA
- a CDS encoding winged helix-turn-helix domain-containing protein, giving the protein MEKNEVIPAFEMLLDEIDAVVMALNEEGAQLLTAGKYADARALIAKVESINAIRVKVQSLSEEWRRLSFKTVKKPGRKPRQAKLKPTARLGKGMRTPEEAFKLPLLKTLIEMGGAGRVSEVLDRMENHVKPMLTEPDYEPLSSTDEFRWRNTAKWARQELIYDGLLEKDSPYGIWTISDKGRAWVEKQSQEPMP; this is encoded by the coding sequence ATGGAAAAAAATGAGGTCATACCAGCGTTTGAAATGCTATTGGATGAAATCGATGCTGTCGTTATGGCGTTGAATGAAGAAGGCGCACAACTGTTGACCGCGGGGAAGTACGCTGATGCGCGGGCATTGATTGCAAAGGTTGAGTCGATTAACGCCATTCGCGTAAAAGTACAATCATTGTCAGAGGAGTGGCGCAGGCTTTCATTCAAAACCGTCAAAAAACCGGGCAGAAAACCACGTCAAGCAAAGCTAAAGCCGACCGCCCGCCTGGGAAAAGGGATGCGAACGCCTGAAGAAGCCTTCAAATTGCCATTATTGAAAACGTTGATTGAGATGGGCGGCGCTGGCAGGGTGTCAGAAGTTTTGGACCGAATGGAAAATCATGTTAAGCCGATGCTTACAGAACCCGATTATGAACCATTGAGCTCAACCGATGAGTTTCGCTGGCGTAATACAGCGAAGTGGGCGCGACAGGAGCTGATTTATGACGGGTTGCTGGAAAAAGACTCTCCTTATGGGATTTGGACAATCAGTGATAAAGGGAGGGCATGGGTAGAAAAACAGTCACAAGAACCTATGCCATAG
- a CDS encoding winged helix-turn-helix domain-containing protein: MNDRDVMPAFDMLMEELDAIVTHLNQQGAQLMQAKEYAQAREVIVKAEAVLAFQAKVKALQEEWVRLSVSSSKKTPRKKQPGQRVMTTMLKQGLRTPNEAFMLPILQALVQLGGSGRVIEVLDRVERMMKEQLNKYDYESLPSNPKELRWRNNAQWARLNLVQAGYLASDSPRGIWEISEAGRALVLEAKE; encoded by the coding sequence ATGAATGACAGAGATGTAATGCCTGCCTTTGATATGCTTATGGAAGAATTGGATGCAATCGTGACCCATCTTAATCAGCAAGGCGCACAACTCATGCAAGCCAAGGAATACGCCCAGGCACGTGAGGTGATCGTTAAGGCAGAAGCGGTGCTGGCTTTTCAAGCAAAAGTGAAAGCGCTGCAGGAGGAATGGGTTCGCCTGTCAGTTTCATCGTCCAAAAAAACACCAAGAAAGAAACAGCCCGGTCAACGAGTTATGACAACGATGCTTAAACAGGGTTTAAGAACGCCCAATGAGGCGTTTATGCTGCCGATTCTACAGGCACTGGTTCAGTTAGGCGGCTCAGGTCGGGTTATTGAAGTGCTGGATCGGGTTGAAAGGATGATGAAAGAACAACTGAATAAATATGATTATGAATCGCTCCCTTCAAACCCAAAAGAACTACGATGGCGTAACAATGCCCAATGGGCAAGATTGAACCTGGTTCAAGCAGGCTATTTAGCGTCCGACTCGCCGCGTGGCATTTGGGAGATTTCGGAAGCGGGGCGGGCGTTGGTTTTAGAAGCTAAAGAATGA
- a CDS encoding acyl carrier protein, giving the protein MSDYLQMVKEVIADVMKVDIDTITPETNFIEDLKADSMDQFFLVDGFCEKFDVTISDDDARDIRTVQDILDYIEKRV; this is encoded by the coding sequence ATGTCCGACTACCTGCAAATGGTCAAAGAAGTTATCGCCGATGTGATGAAAGTCGATATTGATACGATTACCCCCGAAACGAACTTCATTGAAGATCTAAAAGCTGATTCGATGGATCAGTTCTTCCTGGTCGACGGTTTCTGTGAGAAATTTGACGTCACCATCTCAGATGACGACGCCCGAGATATCCGCACCGTTCAGGACATTCTCGATTATATCGAAAAACGTGTGTGA